Proteins encoded together in one Halalkaliarchaeum sp. AArc-CO window:
- a CDS encoding helix-turn-helix domain-containing protein gives MTDARPVPDLDDVFGVVANDTRFEILQALWDIHTESPEEIDGPERDPVPFSDLRERVGVRDSGRFNYHLSELVPRFVQHREDGYALTHAGAQIIGAVVSGVYTEPDTELDPNPVGECAKQSCEGTLEASYDDGHVTVACDDCDVRVVMHAPPILVGAHDVESNPDALQQYTLSEIQKTIRGFCPLCNGPIDARVARAQLEGDDPPDGRVKVVHECRECGLVSHTSAVSLLLDHPAVVSLLYEAGYDYREIALWKRPESVESVESIVDDDPVRVAVTVTVDGEELSVLLDEELSVIEFDRS, from the coding sequence ATGACCGACGCGAGACCGGTCCCGGATCTCGACGACGTGTTCGGCGTCGTCGCCAACGACACCAGGTTCGAGATCCTGCAGGCGCTGTGGGACATCCACACCGAATCGCCCGAGGAGATCGACGGTCCCGAGCGCGACCCGGTCCCGTTTTCGGACCTCAGGGAGCGTGTCGGCGTCCGGGATTCCGGGCGGTTCAACTACCACCTCTCGGAGCTCGTCCCACGGTTCGTCCAGCATCGCGAGGACGGCTACGCGCTGACGCACGCCGGCGCCCAGATCATCGGCGCCGTCGTTTCGGGCGTCTACACGGAACCCGACACCGAACTCGACCCGAATCCAGTGGGCGAGTGCGCCAAACAGAGCTGTGAGGGAACCCTCGAAGCGAGCTACGACGACGGTCACGTGACCGTCGCGTGTGACGACTGCGACGTCCGGGTCGTCATGCACGCGCCGCCGATCCTCGTCGGGGCACACGACGTCGAATCGAACCCCGACGCGCTCCAGCAGTACACACTTTCGGAGATCCAGAAGACGATTCGCGGGTTCTGTCCGCTCTGCAACGGTCCGATCGACGCACGAGTGGCCCGAGCACAACTGGAGGGCGACGACCCGCCCGACGGTCGCGTCAAGGTCGTCCACGAATGTCGGGAGTGTGGACTCGTCTCGCACACCTCGGCGGTTTCGCTCCTCCTCGATCACCCGGCTGTCGTCTCCCTGCTGTACGAGGCGGGATACGATTACCGGGAGATCGCGCTCTGGAAGCGACCCGAGTCGGTCGAGTCCGTCGAATCCATCGTGGACGACGACCCGGTGCGGGTCGCGGTCACCGTGACTGTCGACGGGGAGGAGCTGTCGGTCCTCCTGGACGAGGAGCTATCAGTCATCGAGTTCGACCGGTCGTAA
- a CDS encoding 50S ribosomal protein L15e, translating to MARSFYSHIKEAWRDPSDGKLAELQWQRKQDWREQGAIERIDRPTRLDKARELGYKAKQGIVVVRVAVRKGGARKQRFTAGRRSKRQGVNRISRRKSIQRIAEERASRKYPNLRTLASYWVGEDGTQKWHEVIMVDPNHPAIENDDELNWICDDSQKGRAFRGLTNAGKSNRGLNRRGKGAEKVRPSTTKNERKGN from the coding sequence ATGGCACGAAGCTTCTACTCGCACATCAAGGAAGCCTGGCGGGATCCCAGCGACGGGAAACTCGCCGAGCTGCAGTGGCAACGAAAACAGGACTGGCGCGAACAGGGCGCGATCGAGCGGATCGACCGCCCCACGCGGCTGGACAAGGCGCGCGAACTCGGCTACAAGGCCAAACAGGGCATCGTGGTCGTCCGCGTCGCGGTCCGGAAAGGCGGCGCACGAAAGCAGCGCTTCACGGCCGGCCGCCGGTCGAAACGGCAGGGCGTCAACCGCATCTCGCGGCGCAAGTCGATCCAGCGCATCGCCGAGGAGCGCGCCAGCCGGAAGTACCCCAACCTCCGAACGCTGGCCTCCTACTGGGTGGGCGAGGACGGCACCCAGAAGTGGCACGAGGTCATCATGGTCGACCCGAACCACCCCGCGATCGAGAACGACGACGAGCTCAACTGGATCTGCGACGACTCCCAGAAGGGTCGGGCGTTCCGCGGGCTGACCAACGCCGGCAAGTCCAACCGCGGGCTCAACCGCCGCGGCAAAGGCGCCGAGAAGGTCCGCCCGAGCACGACGAAAAACGAGCGCAAAGGCAACTAA